The following proteins are co-located in the Naumovozyma dairenensis CBS 421 chromosome 9, complete genome genome:
- the DDR48 gene encoding DNA damage-responsive protein 48 (similar to Saccharomyces cerevisiae DDR48 (YMR173W); ancestral locus Anc_6.244), which produces MGLFDQVKKFASGNNNNNDNNNNGNDNSNNNNDNSNSNNDDFVTKAENYVGQDKVDQFKNKIGEENFNTLESKVREQFSKTSLNDKNDSYGSSNNNGSYGNSNDNNNNNDAYGSSNNNSYGNDNSDSYGSSNNTDAYDSSNKQSSYGNDNDDSYGSSNKKSSYGNDNDDSYGSSNKQSSYGNDNDDSYGSSNKQSSYGDDNDDSYGSSNKKSSYGDDSYGSSNKQSSYGNDNDDSYGSSNKKSSYGNDNDDSYGSSHKQSSYGNDNDDSYGSSNKKSSYGDDSYGSSNKQSSYGNDNDDSYGSSNKKSSYGNDDDDSYGSSNKQSSYGNDNDDSYGSSNKKSSYGNDNDDSYGSSNKQSSYGDDNDDSYGSSNSNTYGNNNDDSYGTDRNSYGNSNQNSYSNDNNDSYGRGNGNSGNNSSYNNDY; this is translated from the coding sequence atggGTCTGTTCGATCAAGTGAAGAAATTTGCCTCAGgcaacaataacaacaatgacaacaacaacaatggCAATGACAATTccaacaataacaatgacAATTCCAATAGTAACAATGATGACTTTGTTACAAAGGCAGAAAATTATGTTGGACAAGACAAAGTAGAtcaattcaaaaacaaaattggtgaagaaaatttcaatacttTAGAATCAAAGGTTCGTGAGCAATTCTCAAAGACTTCCTTGAACGATAAGAACGATTCGTATGGATCTTCTAACAATAACGGCTCTTATGGTAACAGCAACgataacaacaacaacaatgaTGCTTATGGATCATCTAACAATAATTCTTATGGAAATGACAACAGTGATTCTTACGGCTCCTCTAACAATACCGATGCTTATGATTCTTCTAATAAACAATCTTCTTACGGTAACGACAACGATGATTCATATGGCTCATCTAACAAGAAGTCCTCTTACGGTAATGACAACGATGATTCATATGGTTCTTCTAACAAGCAATCATCCTACGGTAACGACAACGATGATTCATATGGTTCTTCCAACAAGCAATCATCCTACGGTGACGACAATGATGATTCATATGGTTCTTCAAACAAGAAATCGTCATATGGCGATGATTCATATGGATCTTCCAACAAGCAATCATCCTACGGTAACGACAACGATGATTCATATGGCTCATCTAACAAGAAGTCCTCTTACGGTAATGACAACGATGATTCATATGGTTCTTCTCACAAGCAATCATCCTACGGTAACGACAATGATGATTCATATGGTTCTTCAAACAAGAAATCGTCATATGGCGATGATTCATATGGATCTTCTAACAAGCAATCATCCTACGGTAACGACAACGATGATTCATATGGCTCATCTAACAAGAAGTCCTCTTACGGTAATGACGACGATGATTCATATGGTTCTTCCAACAAGCAATCATCCTACGGTAACGACAACGATGATTCATATGGCTCATCTAACAAGAAGTCCTCTTACGGTAATGACAACGATGATTCATATGGTTCTTCCAACAAGCAATCATCCTACGGTGACGACAATGACGATTCATATGGGTCATCTAACAGTAACACTTATGGAAACAATAACGATGATTCCTACGGTACAGACAGAAACAGTTATGGAAACTCTAATCAAAATTCTTATAGTAATGACAATAATGATTCATATGGAAGAGGAAATGGAAATAGCGGTAACAATTCCtcttataataatgactATTAA